GTATTTGCTCAATTAGACAGCCATTTAGGTGATGAATATTTATTGTCTACAGGACTACGACTTGAACGTCGTGACAGTGATTATAGTGACAGTAATGAAGATAATTTCGCCCCATCAGAAGATATGTGGGGCGGGCATATTGCGTTATCAAAAGCCATTAATGCTGACCACAATGCCTATGTACGTATTGCCCGCGGTTATAAAGCGGGTGGTTTTAATATGACATTACCAGCTCAATTATCAGACAAAAAAGAGTTCGATACTGAGATCCTATATAACTATGAATTGGGCTTGAAATCGAGCTGGTTTGACGGTGAAGTCGATTCTACATTTGCGCTATTTTATATGGATCGCCAAGATCAACAAGTCGCCGCGTCGTTACAAGATCCTGATAGCCCCCAACGGTTTATTCTATTTACTGAAAATGCAGGTAGCTCGAATAACTATGGTGCAGAACTCGATGCTAAATGGTATTTAACCGAGAATATTGAGTTTTATGGCAGCTTTGGTTGGTTAGAAACCGAATATGGCCAATATCAATACAGCGATAAATATGGCTCAACTGTCGATTTGTCTGGCCGTGAACTGGCTCATTCACCTAACGTTACCTACAGTGCCGGTATGACCTATGTTGCTGACTCTGGCTGGTTTGCCAACGTGAATGCCAGTGGTAAAAGTCAGTTTTATTACTCAGACAGCAACGAGTCCAAGTCAGATGCTTATACCATTTATAATGCCCGTGTAGGTTATGAAACGCCAACTTGGTCGGCTTATTTATGGGGCCGTAATGTGTTTGATGAACAGTATGGCGTGCGTGGTTTTTACTTTGGCAACGAGCCAGAACAAGGCTGGGCAGATAAACAATATATTCGTTACGGTGACCCTCGCCAGTTAGGTGTGACCTTAGAAGTCCAATTTATGTAATTAAACAAGGCCGCTGTAACTTAATTTACAGCGGTGTTAATTAAGGAATTAACATGAAATTAACAGCAGAAATCAGCATGTATCCGTTGAATGAAAATTATCTTGATCCGATTAAGTGGTTTATCGGCAGACTAGATAGTTATAGCAATATTGAACGAGTCACTAATGCGATGGCAACACAGGTGTGTGGCGAGTATGCGGATGTAATGTCGATGCTAGCCATTGAAATGCAAGCGGCTCATCAGAAATGGGGCAAGGCTGTGTTCGTGTGTAAATTTATCGGTGGTGAACTTGACCTTGCACATAGCGAATAACATTCATGAATGATTTATTGTTAACGCTGCAACAAGCCTTGAGTGAGGCGTCATTAATGACGTTTTGGGAGGCGATTGCGGTTATGTTAGCCTTGGCTTACTTAATTCTGGCGATGAAGACCAATATTTGGTGCTGGTCTGCCGCATTCGTTAGCACTGCGATTTACACGGTATTATTTTGGAATGTTTCCTTGTTGATGGAATCGGTGCTCAATATCTATTACATGGGGATGGCGGTATACGGTTATTGGTTGTGGTTACATGTACCAGACTTGCAGCATAGAAATTCCCACAATATTGATTCACATAATAATACTCATCACACCATAGATACTCACCAGCTGAATATAACCAGTTGGTCTTGGAGTGCTCATGCCGTTGTGATTAGCGTAACATCATTGGTTTCTATGCTGGTGGGGTATGTTATGGCCAATTATACCTCGGCAGCATTTCCCTATGTTGACGCGGCAACCACGTGTTTTGCGGTAGTAACAACCTACTTAGTCGCCAAAAAAGTGTTGGAGAACTGGCTTTATTGGGTAGTCATTGATTTTGTGTCTATCTATTTGTACTTCCAAAAAGGCTTGATGTTGACCTCTGGGCTGTTTGTTTTATATGTCGCGATGGCCTTGGGTGGCTACATCATGTGGCGCAAGAAATATCGTCACAATATAATACAGCAACAGAATACCATCCAAGAAGTGGTTGGCGCATAGCCAACCACTTTCCCTTTTTAATAGAGTAAATATCAGATGCCACAAGCCTTGTTATCTCTGCCTAATGAGATACTTGATATGATTGAGCAAACGATGCCAGTCCCATTGTTTCAGCAACTTGCTGCACAATGTACGGCGGTAATGGTTTTTAATACAGGCATGAGCAATATTAATATTAAGCTCTGTTGTAACGATGGCGATAAGGTATTAAGAGTCAATCAAGCTCACAGTAATTGGTGTGATAGAAAGCTTGAAGTGGCCTGTTGGCAAGTCGCGATGGCAGCTAACATTGCACCGGCCCTGATTTGGGTCTGTGATAATAATCAAATATATTTAAGTGAGTTTATTGATCAGCAAAACATGGATTGGTCGATCTTGTTTACAATGCGTGGTCAGGAATCGATTCGACAAGCAACAAAGACGCAGATTACAGCAGTGGATGCGGTGCCTTTATTAAGCGAGTTATTTCGAACGCTCAGTGGATTACCCATACCGAATAAAAGTATGACTGTGAGCACTCAGTGGCAACAATACGCACATCAATTAGACTTATTAAGTGCATCGCAAACCAATTTGCAGTGGCAACACGCTTGGCAGCAATTATTGCGCTTAAATGGCCTTGTTCGACAGTGGTTATCGCAGCTGGAGGCTTGTGTGTTGCTGCCTGCTTTTTGTCATCGAGATTTGACCCCGCATAATTTACTGCTCAGCGGTCATCAATCGCAGCGCTTATTATGCATTGATTATGAATACGCGGTTGCCAGTCATCCGTTATTTGATTTAGCCAGTGTGATAGCCACACATGAGTTATCATCAAGGCAAGTAAATCAATTAGTTGATAGCGTTATCTTGCAGTA
The Shewanella vesiculosa DNA segment above includes these coding regions:
- a CDS encoding phosphotransferase, which codes for MIEQTMPVPLFQQLAAQCTAVMVFNTGMSNINIKLCCNDGDKVLRVNQAHSNWCDRKLEVACWQVAMAANIAPALIWVCDNNQIYLSEFIDQQNMDWSILFTMRGQESIRQATKTQITAVDAVPLLSELFRTLSGLPIPNKSMTVSTQWQQYAHQLDLLSASQTNLQWQHAWQQLLRLNGLVRQWLSQLEACVLLPAFCHRDLTPHNLLLSGHQSQRLLCIDYEYAVASHPLFDLASVIATHELSSRQVNQLVDSVILQYCQTSNLTDVAAAKAALPAAINCFWLFSAMWALLMAAKEPQKSTQYIHYFTKYFTLMTC
- a CDS encoding YkoF family thiamine/hydroxymethylpyrimidine-binding protein; its protein translation is MKLTAEISMYPLNENYLDPIKWFIGRLDSYSNIERVTNAMATQVCGEYADVMSMLAIEMQAAHQKWGKAVFVCKFIGGELDLAHSE
- the pnuC gene encoding nicotinamide riboside transporter PnuC translates to MNDLLLTLQQALSEASLMTFWEAIAVMLALAYLILAMKTNIWCWSAAFVSTAIYTVLFWNVSLLMESVLNIYYMGMAVYGYWLWLHVPDLQHRNSHNIDSHNNTHHTIDTHQLNITSWSWSAHAVVISVTSLVSMLVGYVMANYTSAAFPYVDAATTCFAVVTTYLVAKKVLENWLYWVVIDFVSIYLYFQKGLMLTSGLFVLYVAMALGGYIMWRKKYRHNIIQQQNTIQEVVGA